ACCTTTAAAGGCGCTCAGCAGCGGCTCCTTCCTGGCCATGGGCTCGTCCCCCCGCCCTGGGGGGGGTCCCGCGGCGGCTGCGGCCGGGCGGGAACCGGGaaccgggaaggggccgggccccgccccggGAGCGGAgcagcccggccccgcgggggtgTGAAACCTACACCGGCTCACCCTCACCCGCCTCTGCCGCTGCGTGCGGTATCGCACGACGGACATCGCTATGCGGgcacatacgcacacacacatatatgtatgtccACACACTTACAGCACATcggtatatatatatacatctacGTATGTACCTGTACATTACGCATCTCTAACAGAGCCACcggtgcatatatatacatacgtaTCTGTGCTTATTATATTAGGAGAACGCAGGCATTGGGATAGGGATATAGATATATGCATTAAAAAGTCCCAGGTACCGGCACCGCCACAGGTACGTACACCCCGGGGTGCGTATAGGTGTGACGCTCGTCCTGCCTATAGGGATGTACACGCACCTACAGCGGTTCCGAGGCCGCAGCCAGGGACGCGCACGGCCCGCGGGAAGGGGCTGCGGGGACCGGGAAGGGCTCGTCCCCCCGCCCAGCTCCTCCggggccccgcggggccgcgAGTTCGAGTCCGGCCGCcggcggagccggggcgggacCGGGGGCGGtccggggcggagcggagcggccatGGCGGAGGCGGTGGCGGAGTCCGGGTCGGTCCCGCTGCTGGCGGCCGCCCGCCGGGCTCACCGAGCGGCTttcgggggggcggcggcggcggcggcggtggcggcgtgGGCCCCCGGCCGGGTCAACCTGATCGGCGAGCACACCGACTACAACGGCGGCTTCGTGCTGCCCATGGTAAGGGCCGTGCTCCGCCGCCCCGGTCCCGTCATCCCTCGGCGTCACCCTTCCGGgtccccccctgcagcctccGGGGATCCCCGGGGGCCGTCtcccccccacctgccccaggaTGTCCCCCCCGGGATCCCGCCACCGCGCCCGGGACCACCGGAGCTCGGAGCAGGACCCGGAGCATCGGGGGCAGCACCCCGCAGACCGGCTCCTAACTCACTGCAGGGGGGATGCGATTCCCCCGACCGCCTCTTCGAGGGGCTGAAACCTCTTTTCTGCAACCGCGTCAAACAATTTTCCGTTCCTGGAGAGCGATGTTTTGGTGGCAGAGTTGGTTCGAAGCAGCTGGGGCTTCCTGCCCTCCttcggcccgggggggggggggaagcccccgCTCAGTCCTAAATAAACCCACAGCTAATTATTTTGAGGCCGAGGAGCGTGGGAGCAGGTCAGCTGAAGTTCCCTGCAGGCAAGAAAACTTCGCGAAGTCTCTCACGTCCTCGTCATGGGTTTCTACTCAACCCTGGCACTGAGCTGGGGTGGTCGGTCACAACATTTCAGTGCTAAGACTGACCCTGCGTGGCATTAAATAGCCAGAAAGTTTAATGCTGTGATGAGTCAGAGTTTGCGGTGGGGGCTGGCACCTTCACATGGACAAAATTAAGGGTAATGTGTTGGGTGCTGCCAGCTGTGGGTTGAAGCAGCCACAGCTGTCCCCTGCCACCAGTGGGGATGGTCCAAGGAATGCCGTGGGGTCTGAGCccaccttccccacccccacccccccaggcccTGCAGCTGGGGACGGTGCTGGTGGGATCCCCCACTCAGGACGGGACCATCTCCATCCTTACCACCTCGGCGGAGGCAGACGAACCCCACAGGGTGCAGTTCCCGGCTCCCCGCCAAGGCAGTCCTCTCAGCCCGGGGCAGCCTCGCTGGGCCAACTACATCAAGGGCGTCATCCAGCACTACCGGGGTAAGGCCCGGGCTGCCGGGTGGGTTAGAGGTCCCCTCGTGTgaggctggttcttggcacctgGCTTTTGGTGTGCTCCAGGGGCTCTTCCAGTGCCGGTGCAATCCTGCAGCTGCTGCCGGGACCAGGCTCCATCAGAGATGCTTTCAGCTCCGAAGACCCctgtgtttggggagggggatacCTGGGTCACACTCTGCCATGGGTCGCCCTGCGTTTTAAAGCGGGATATCGGACAGGGGCTCCTCTCCGTCAGTTCCCTgtgagctgtggggcagggtAGCCCCCAGCCCTGTAGGGGCTCATGGCCCCATCCTCCCTTCTGTTCCCACAGGTGGTCCTGTGCCGGGCTTCAGCGCCGTGATAGCCAGTGACATTCCCCTGGGTGGGGGCCTCTCCAGCTCGGCCGCTCTGGAGGTGGCTACTTACaccttcctccagcagctctgccctggtaAGGCAGCAGCCGGTTCTGGCCCCGGTGCCTCTGTTCCCGGGTGGGAGCTGGGGATGAGTGGGGTGCCCTTAGCAAGATCCTGCAGCCCTTGGGGAAACGCCACTGTGGAGTGGGTCACAAccccccgccgctgccggagCTGGCACTGCTGTGGTTGTGGGGCTCCCCCAGCTCACCCAGCCTGATCTGCCCATGCCTCCAAAGCCCACAGACCacccctggggctggctggggggatGAGAGGATGTTTCCCTGGAAGCATGTTCTCCCCACCCTTACATCCCCCAAAATGGAGACATCTGAGACACCAGTGTCAAATTATCGCATCCAGCTGGATCCAGGGACCCATGCTGGCACAGATGCTGTGCACTGGTGCAGGAGCAAGCACCTGCAGCTGATGCTTTAGCAAAAGCCATTCCATGGGAAAACAACCCTTAACCTTCGTGTTTGCTCCCCCTGCTCCAGGGCAAGGGGCAAAGGTCCCAGAGCTGCTAACCCGCATCTCTCTGCTCTGGCACAGATGATGGTGATTTGGTAGCCAAGGCGCTGGCGTGCCAGAAAGCGGAGCACACGTTTGCTGGCATGCCCTGTGGGATCATGGACCAGTTCATATCCGTGATGGGCAAGGAAGGCCACGCGCTGCTCATTGACTGCAGGTCAGGGCTGAGTGCCGAGCTCGCTGCGCTGTGCCCACCTCCTTGGGTAGGTGGGGACAAGCTGGTCCCGTGGCCATGAAATAAATGCAGGAGTGCAGGGAGGGGTTAACGCCTGAACCCAGCCGAAAATCTCATTGCCGGGCTGGGACTCCCTGCATTTTAATTCCTGCATCTTGATTCCTCCTCCCGCATCCTTTCTGCTACTTGCCTGGGCTGTCTTTCCCGCGAAGTCATTAGAGTCTCTTATGGGACTAATAATTGGGAGGGAGTGAAATGCTCGAGCAAAATCCTAAACCACTTGGACTTTGCCTCAGtggaggcaggagctgcctgcctgccacgTGGCCTCACCCGGCTGGCCGAGGGGTGGAGCGGGCAGGGGGACGGGCACAAGGCCTGCGCTGAGCTCTCGCTGCAGGTCCCTGGAGACCGTCCTCGTCCCGCTGACCGATGCCAGCTTAGCCGTCCTCATCACCAACTCCAACGTGCGACACACGCTGACGGGCAGCGAGTATCCCACGCGCCGGCGGCAGtgcgaggaggcggcggcggcgctcggcAAGGCCAGCCTGCGAGATGCCACCATGGCCGAGCTGGAAGGTGGGGACAGTCCCTCCCTTGGCTCTGGCCACTCCTCAGGGCAGCAGGACCTTGGTGCCCCATGGCACGGGCTGAGACTGTGGGGCAGCACCTGGGACAGGTGGGTGGGTGCACGCACTGGGATGGGACCGTGCCACAAGTAGAGAAGCTCTGGCACAGGATGGTTGCAGGATGGTGGCCGTGCTCATCTCCAGCAGCATCCCGCAGACCTGGGCGGCTTTGCTGCAGGGGCATGCATGTCTCTGCAGCGGCCAGGAGCCGGCTGGGCGAGGAGGTGTACCGGCGAGCCAGGCATGTCATTGGTGAGATAGCACGGACGGCCCAGGCAGCGCAAGCGCTGCAGGACAGGGACTACGGGATGTTTGGGAGACTGATGGTGGAGAGTCACAACTCCCTCAGGTGAGGATGTACCAACCCtcgggcagggcaggctgggtcAGGGGCACCGGTGTTGAGTCCTCGTGGGGTTCCCTTGGCTGTGGGTGCAGCACTGAGGGCAACCAGAACCATGTGCTGCCTGGCATCTCTCACGGCTCAGCCTGCCGGGGAGTTTTAAGAAAAGCCCCACAGGCTTCTGCATCAGGGGGTGCCGGGA
This window of the Accipiter gentilis chromosome 10, bAccGen1.1, whole genome shotgun sequence genome carries:
- the GALK1 gene encoding galactokinase isoform X3, translating into MAEAVAESGSVPLLAAARRAHRAAFGGAAAAAAVAAWAPGRVNLIGEHTDYNGGFVLPMALQLGTVLVGSPTQDGTISILTTSAEADEPHRVQFPAPRQGSPLSPGQPRWANYIKGVIQHYRGGPVPGFSAVIASDIPLGGGLSSSAALEVATYTFLQQLCPDDGDLVAKALACQKAEHTFAGMPCGIMDQFISVMGKEGHALLIDCRSGLSAELAALCPPPWVPGDRPRPADRCQLSRPHHQLQRATHADGQRVSHAPAAVRGGGGGARQGQPARCHHGRAGRDDYEVSCPELDELVEAALEVDGVYGSRMTGGGFGGCTVTLLEAGAAERAQHHIKEKYSGTATFYLTKPSGGAKVLPL
- the GALK1 gene encoding galactokinase isoform X2, translated to MAEAVAESGSVPLLAAARRAHRAAFGGAAAAAAVAAWAPGRVNLIGEHTDYNGGFVLPMALQLGTVLVGSPTQDGTISILTTSAEADEPHRVQFPAPRQGSPLSPGQPRWANYIKGVIQHYRGGPVPGFSAVIASDIPLGGGLSSSAALEVATYTFLQQLCPDDGDLVAKALACQKAEHTFAGMPCGIMDQFISVMGKEGHALLIDCRSLETVLVPLTDASLAVLITNSNVRHTLTGSEYPTRRRQCEEAAAALGKASLRDATMAELEAARSRLGEEVYRRARHVIGEIARTAQAAQALQDRDYGMFGRLMVESHNSLRDDYEVSCPELDELVEAALEVDGVYGSRMTGGGFGGCTVTLLEAGAAERAQHHIKEKYSGTATFYLTKPSGGAKVLPL
- the GALK1 gene encoding galactokinase isoform X1 translates to MAEAVAESGSVPLLAAARRAHRAAFGGAAAAAAVAAWAPGRVNLIGEHTDYNGGFVLPMALQLGTVLVGSPTQDGTISILTTSAEADEPHRVQFPAPRQGSPLSPGQPRWANYIKGVIQHYRGGPVPGFSAVIASDIPLGGGLSSSAALEVATYTFLQQLCPDDGDLVAKALACQKAEHTFAGMPCGIMDQFISVMGKEGHALLIDCRSGLSAELAALCPPPWVPGDRPRPADRCQLSRPHHQLQRATHADGQRVSHAPAAVRGGGGGARQGQPARCHHGRAGRGMHVSAAARSRLGEEVYRRARHVIGEIARTAQAAQALQDRDYGMFGRLMVESHNSLRDDYEVSCPELDELVEAALEVDGVYGSRMTGGGFGGCTVTLLEAGAAERAQHHIKEKYSGTATFYLTKPSGGAKVLPL